Proteins from a genomic interval of Papaver somniferum cultivar HN1 chromosome 4, ASM357369v1, whole genome shotgun sequence:
- the LOC113275943 gene encoding 60S ribosomal protein L34-1 has protein sequence MVQRLIYRSRHSYATKSNQNRVVKTPGGNNVYQRTKKRASGPKCPVTGKRIQGIPHLRPAEYKRSRLSRNRRTVNRAYGGVLSGSAVRERIIRAFLVEEQKIVKKVLKIQKQKEKVAGKS, from the exons atggttcagAGGCTTATTTACCGATCAAGACACAGTTATGCCACCAAATCCAACCAAAACAGGGTTGTCAAAACCCCTG GTGGAAACAATGTTTACCAGAGGACTAAGAAGAGGGCAAGTGGACCTAAGTGCCCTGTTACTGGAAAGAGAATCCAAGGG ATTCCCCACTTGAGGCCTGCAGAGTACAAGAGGAGTAGGCTCTCCAGGAATAGAAGGACTGTCAACCGTGCTTATGGTGGAGTTTTGTCTGGAAGCGCAGTCAGAGAAAG GATTATCCGTGCTTTCTTGGTTGAGGAGCAGAAGATTGTCAAGAAGGTTTTGAAGATCCAGAAACAGAAGGAGAAGGTTGCTGGAAAGAGCTAG
- the LOC113274006 gene encoding glutathione S-transferase U10-like, which produces MEKEKQAEVKLHGMWASDFSKRVELALKLKGIPYEYFEENLPNKSDDLLKYNPVHGKVPVLVHKGKPIVESLVILEYIDENWKTAPRLFPTDPYERARIRFWTKYIDDQLFKNLITAMRKQGEEQDKGMKEFAKNLDVLEEGIKEFYSCAKPAFDGESPIFLSITLIGILGPYKTFEKVAGVKLIHPEKNPFLTNLLHALSELPEVKECFPPAEKFATLMQHYKELSLQQSST; this is translated from the exons ATGGAGAAAGAAAAGCAAGCAGAGGTGAAGTTACATGGGATGTGGGCTAGTGATTTCTCAAAGAGGGTCGAGTTAGCTCTCAAGCTTAAAGGTATACCTTACgaatattttgaagaaaatctACCTAACAAGAGCGATGACCTCCTCAAATATAATCCTGTTCACGGGAAGGTGCCAGTTCTGGTACATAAAGGGAAACCAATCGTGGAGTCACTTGTCATCTTAGAATACATCGATGAGAACTGGAAAACTGCTCCCCGTTTATTCCCAACAGACCCCTACGAAAGAGCCAGAATTCGCTTTTGGACAAAATATATTGATGATCAG TTATTCAAAAACTTAATCACGGCTATGAGAAAACAAGGAGAAGAACAAGACAAGGGAATGAAAGAATTTGCAAAGAACCTAGATGTGCTAGAGGAAGGAATTAAAGAATTCTATTCATGTGCCAAACCAGCATTCGACGGTGAATCCCCAATTTTTTTAAGCATAACCCTGATTGGAATTTTGGGACCTTATAAAACGTTTGAGAAAGTTGCTGGTGTTAAGCTTATTCACCCAGAGAAGAACCCATTTCTCACTAATTTGCTGCATGCTCTGAGTGAACTTCCTGAAGTAAAAGAATGTTTTCCTCCTGCAGAAAAGTTTGCAACCCTTATGCAGCATTATAAAGAGCTGTCGCTTCAACAATCCAGCACCTAA
- the LOC113274007 gene encoding putative NAC domain-containing protein 94 isoform X1 — MDDKYDSDKLDDIMLPGFRFHPTDEELVGFYLKRKIQQRPLSIELIKQLDIYKYDPWDLPKELSTTGEKEWYFYCPRDRKYRNSARPNRVTGAGFWKATGTDRPIYSSEGTKCIGLKKSLVFYTGRAAKGVKTDWMMHEFRLPSLTNPATPKRFTDKTLPVNDSWAICRIFKKTNSMAQRALSHSWVSPIPELNGSQIPNKNTNYTHFRKESMSCISEAGSTIQFSCNNNDLQQCSPTSFSPINIPSYKPDINPTMCKQSQHPTFNGDLSSNFMFSSLDMAGNAKYTADIASMLLNFPPALLGDTDDCPDDINFSGTQQEYGGFSSMLPQEMQGNISFGEDEEAWLRRTTNTLSANDQWGTVRSVDFPFNLPISNLTWDSLPCPSDISTSYSTNKCYT; from the exons ATGGATGACAAGTATGATTCTGATAAGTTGGATGATATTATGTTGCCTGGTTTTCGGTTTCATCCGACTGACGAAGAGCTTGTGGGGTTTTATTTGAAGAGAAAGATTCAACAGAGACCTCTTTCAATTGAACTTATAAAGCAGCTTGATATCTACAAATATGATCCATGGGATCTTCCAA AAGAGCTGTCGACAACAGGAGAAAAAGAATGGTATTTTTACTGTCCAAGGGACAGAAAGTATAGAAACAGCGCGAGGCCTAATCGAGTAACTGGAGCTGGTTTCTGGAAAGCCACTGGGACGGATCGACCTATTTACTCGTCAGAAGGAACAAAGTGCATCGGCCTTAAGAAGTCCCTTGTGTTCTATACAGGTAGAGCAGCAAAAGGAGTCAAAACAGACTGGATGATGCATGAATTTAGACTTCCTTCTCTCACAAATCCAGCCACACCCAAGAGATTTACTGACAAAACTCTTCCTGTCAAT GATTCATGGGCTATTTGCAGAATCTTCAAGAAAACCAACTCCATGGCACAAAGAGCACTTTCCCACTCATGGGTCTCTCCAATACCTGAACTTAATGGGTCTCAGATACCTAATAAAAATACCAACTATACGCATTTCAGAAAAGAGAGCATGTCATGTATTTCTGAGGCTGGCTCAACAATCCAATTCTCTTGTAATAATAATGATTTGCAACAGTGCTCTCCTACTAGCTTCAGTCCTATTAATATCCCGTCTTACAAACCGGATATTAACCCAACAATGTGCAAGCAATCTCAGCATCCCACTTTCAATGGAGATCTCTCTTCAAATTTCATGTTCTCGTCTCTCGATATGGCAGGAAATGCCAAGTATACAGCTGATATTGCTTCAATGCTTTTAAACTTCCCTCCTGCTTTACTTGGAGATACCGATGATTGCCCTGACGATATAAACTTTAGTGGAACACAACAAGAATATGGCGGTTTCTCTAGTATGCTGCCACAAGAGATGCAGGGAAACATAAGTTTTGGAGAAGACGAAGAAGCTTGGTTGAGGAGAACTACGAATACTTTGAGCGCTAATGATCAATGGGGAACAGTTCGGTCAGTTGATTTTCCTTTCAACTTACCTATATCAAACTTGACATGGGACTCTCTGCCATGTCCTAGTGACATTTCAACAAGTTATTCCACAAACAAGTGTTATACTTGA
- the LOC113274007 gene encoding putative NAC domain-containing protein 94 isoform X2, with product MDDKYDSDKLDDIMLPGFRFHPTDEELVGFYLKRKIQQRPLSIELIKQLDIYKYDPWDLPKLSTTGEKEWYFYCPRDRKYRNSARPNRVTGAGFWKATGTDRPIYSSEGTKCIGLKKSLVFYTGRAAKGVKTDWMMHEFRLPSLTNPATPKRFTDKTLPVNDSWAICRIFKKTNSMAQRALSHSWVSPIPELNGSQIPNKNTNYTHFRKESMSCISEAGSTIQFSCNNNDLQQCSPTSFSPINIPSYKPDINPTMCKQSQHPTFNGDLSSNFMFSSLDMAGNAKYTADIASMLLNFPPALLGDTDDCPDDINFSGTQQEYGGFSSMLPQEMQGNISFGEDEEAWLRRTTNTLSANDQWGTVRSVDFPFNLPISNLTWDSLPCPSDISTSYSTNKCYT from the exons ATGGATGACAAGTATGATTCTGATAAGTTGGATGATATTATGTTGCCTGGTTTTCGGTTTCATCCGACTGACGAAGAGCTTGTGGGGTTTTATTTGAAGAGAAAGATTCAACAGAGACCTCTTTCAATTGAACTTATAAAGCAGCTTGATATCTACAAATATGATCCATGGGATCTTCCAA AGCTGTCGACAACAGGAGAAAAAGAATGGTATTTTTACTGTCCAAGGGACAGAAAGTATAGAAACAGCGCGAGGCCTAATCGAGTAACTGGAGCTGGTTTCTGGAAAGCCACTGGGACGGATCGACCTATTTACTCGTCAGAAGGAACAAAGTGCATCGGCCTTAAGAAGTCCCTTGTGTTCTATACAGGTAGAGCAGCAAAAGGAGTCAAAACAGACTGGATGATGCATGAATTTAGACTTCCTTCTCTCACAAATCCAGCCACACCCAAGAGATTTACTGACAAAACTCTTCCTGTCAAT GATTCATGGGCTATTTGCAGAATCTTCAAGAAAACCAACTCCATGGCACAAAGAGCACTTTCCCACTCATGGGTCTCTCCAATACCTGAACTTAATGGGTCTCAGATACCTAATAAAAATACCAACTATACGCATTTCAGAAAAGAGAGCATGTCATGTATTTCTGAGGCTGGCTCAACAATCCAATTCTCTTGTAATAATAATGATTTGCAACAGTGCTCTCCTACTAGCTTCAGTCCTATTAATATCCCGTCTTACAAACCGGATATTAACCCAACAATGTGCAAGCAATCTCAGCATCCCACTTTCAATGGAGATCTCTCTTCAAATTTCATGTTCTCGTCTCTCGATATGGCAGGAAATGCCAAGTATACAGCTGATATTGCTTCAATGCTTTTAAACTTCCCTCCTGCTTTACTTGGAGATACCGATGATTGCCCTGACGATATAAACTTTAGTGGAACACAACAAGAATATGGCGGTTTCTCTAGTATGCTGCCACAAGAGATGCAGGGAAACATAAGTTTTGGAGAAGACGAAGAAGCTTGGTTGAGGAGAACTACGAATACTTTGAGCGCTAATGATCAATGGGGAACAGTTCGGTCAGTTGATTTTCCTTTCAACTTACCTATATCAAACTTGACATGGGACTCTCTGCCATGTCCTAGTGACATTTCAACAAGTTATTCCACAAACAAGTGTTATACTTGA